The genome window ACGATCGAAAACCTCACCGGCAGCGCGTTTGCCGACGTGCTGACGGGCAATACGGCGGCCAACGTGCTGATCGGCGGTCTCGGCAACGATACGCTCAATGGCGGCGCGGGCGTCGACACCATGGTCGGCGGACTCGGCAACGACACCTACGTCGTGGACGTGGCCGGCGACATCGTGACGGAGAATGTAGGCCAGGGCACCGACGAGGTGCAGACGGCCCTCAACAACTACACGCTCGGCGCCAATGTCGAGAACCTGACCTTGACGGGTGCCGCGAACCTCAACGGCAACGGCAACGCGCTCGCCAACGTCATCATCGGCAATGCCGGCAACAACGTGCTCAGCGGCAATGCTGGCAACGACACGCTGATCGGCAACGCCGGCAACGATACGCTGAACGGCGGCACGGGCGCCGACGCCATGATCGGCGGATTGGGCAACGACACCTATGTCGTCGATGATCTCGGGGATGTCGTCACCGAGACGGTTGGCGGCGGAACCGACCTGGTCCAGACCGCGCTCGCTGCGCTGACCTTGGCCAGTGAGGTCGAGAACCTGACGTTCACCGGCGCCGGCAATTTTGCCGGAACCGGCAACACGCTCGCCAACACCATCCGGGGCGGTGCCGGCAACGACACGCTGGATGGCGGCCTCGGAACCGACACGTTGATCGGCGGCGCCGGCGACGACATCTACAAGGTCGACCAGACCGGCGATGTCGTCACCGAGGCGGCGGCGGCCGGCACCGACACGGTGCAGTCGACGGCGCTGGCCTACACCTTGTCGGCCAATGTCGAGAACCTGACCTTTGCCGGTTCTGGCAATTTCACCGGCACCGGCAACACGCTGGCGAACACCATCACCGGCGGCTCGGGCAACGACACGCTGAACGGTGGCGCCGGTGCCGACACCCTGATCGGAGGCGCCGGCAACGACACCTACATCGTCGACGTCGCAGGTGACGTGGTCACTGAAAGCGCCGGCGGCGGCACCGACGAAGTCCAGACTGCGGTCAACGGTTACACGCTGGGCGCCAATGTCGAGAACCTCACCCTGACTGGGGTAGGCAACATCAACGGCAATGGCAACGAGCTCGCCAACGTCATCACCGGCAATGCCGGCAACAACGTGCTCAACGGCAATGGCGGCAACGATACGCTGATCGGCAACGCCGGCAACGACACGCTGAACGGCGGTACCGGAGCCGACACCATGACCGGCGGGCTCGGCAACGACACCTACGTCGTCGACGATGTCCTCGATGTCGTCAACGAGAGCGCCGGTGGCGGTGTCGATCTGGTCCAGACCACGCTCAACAGCTACAGCCTGGGATCGGAGGTCGACAACCTCACCTTCACGGGTGCCGGCAACTTCATCGGCAACGGTAATACGCTGGCCAACGCCATCACGGGCGGTGCAGGCAACGACAGTCTCAGCGGCGGAGCAGGCAACGATGTCCTCAACGGCGGTGCGGGCGACGACACGCTGAGCGGCGGTCTCGGCAACGACACGCTGACCGGCGGCGCCGGCAACGATACCGCAAGCTACGCCGACGAGACCGATGTCCTGGTGATAGACCTCACGGCCGGAACGATGCGCCGCGGCTCGGCGGCGAACCCGGTGGAAGACACGCTGGCGACGATCGAGAACGCGACCGGCGGCTCCGGCGACGATGCGATCACCGGAAACACGCTGGCCAACATCCTGAAGGGCGGTGCCGGTGCCGATGCCATCCTGGCTGGAGCAGGCGACGATATCATCGTCGGCGGCTCTGGAGACGACACCATGAACGGCGGTGCTGGAGCCGACAACTACGTGTTCGACGCCGGCTTCGGTCACGACATCATCATCGCGTTCGGCGATACCGGCACCGATCAGGATACGATGGACTTCTCGAACCTGGTCTTCGCCAACTTCGCCGCGATCCAGGCCGCGATGCACCAGGTCGGTTCCGACACGCACATCGATTTCGACGCTGCCAACGGCATCATTCTAAGCAACGTCAACTCGGCCAATCTGGGCGCGGACGACTTCCGCTTCCACTGAGGAGAGCAGGCGAACCTGATCAAGACGTCCGGGCGGGAAGCCAAGGCTTTCCGTCCGGGCGCGACGGCCAGACCGCACGGTTTGATATTGAACCAATGCGTTTGTGACGAGCGATTTTTGATGTGGGCTGAAGCAGGACACCTTCGTCCTGTCATTCCGGGGCAACGGCCGTGCGTGGGGCAGATATTGAAGGATCGAAAGCGTCTCCGATCGCTATTGGATTGTCGGCGTGTTCCGGCGCCTTTGTCGCCATCGGGGTACTCACCGCGCTCATCAACGTGCTGATGCTGACCGGCTCGCTGTTCATGCTGCAGGTCTATGATCGCGTGCTGCCGAGCCGCAGCGTTCCGACGCTGCTCGTACTCGGTGTGATGGCGATTGGCCTGTTTGCGTTCCAGGGCTTCCTCGACGCCTGCCGTGCACGCGTCCTCGTCCGGATCGGCAGCTTCCTCAACGAGCAGATCA of Bradyrhizobium manausense contains these proteins:
- a CDS encoding beta strand repeat-containing protein, with the protein product TIENLTGSAFADVLTGNTAANVLIGGLGNDTLNGGAGVDTMVGGLGNDTYVVDVAGDIVTENVGQGTDEVQTALNNYTLGANVENLTLTGAANLNGNGNALANVIIGNAGNNVLSGNAGNDTLIGNAGNDTLNGGTGADAMIGGLGNDTYVVDDLGDVVTETVGGGTDLVQTALAALTLASEVENLTFTGAGNFAGTGNTLANTIRGGAGNDTLDGGLGTDTLIGGAGDDIYKVDQTGDVVTEAAAAGTDTVQSTALAYTLSANVENLTFAGSGNFTGTGNTLANTITGGSGNDTLNGGAGADTLIGGAGNDTYIVDVAGDVVTESAGGGTDEVQTAVNGYTLGANVENLTLTGVGNINGNGNELANVITGNAGNNVLNGNGGNDTLIGNAGNDTLNGGTGADTMTGGLGNDTYVVDDVLDVVNESAGGGVDLVQTTLNSYSLGSEVDNLTFTGAGNFIGNGNTLANAITGGAGNDSLSGGAGNDVLNGGAGDDTLSGGLGNDTLTGGAGNDTASYADETDVLVIDLTAGTMRRGSAANPVEDTLATIENATGGSGDDAITGNTLANILKGGAGADAILAGAGDDIIVGGSGDDTMNGGAGADNYVFDAGFGHDIIIAFGDTGTDQDTMDFSNLVFANFAAIQAAMHQVGSDTHIDFDAANGIILSNVNSANLGADDFRFH